Genomic segment of Candidatus Chlorohelix allophototropha:
AGCCCGACCGCATTTCGGGGAATCTTGAAACCGGGGGGCAAAAAGCTCAAGTAGTACTTATTGGCAAGGATTTTTACTTTAGTGTGGACGGCAAGAGTTGGCAGAAAAGCTCAGGCGACACATCCTTATCCGACATAACGGCACGCCTGAATGAGGTAATACCCTCTAACCTAGCCGGTAGCCAATTTTATCCACAAAGTGATGAAAAGCTCGATGGTAAGGATGTGGGTGTTTTCGTGATAGAAACCGGTAGTCCCAATTCAGCATTAGGCACAGCGATTAATAAAACCCGCATGACCTACAAGTATGATAAACAAACCTTTCAAGTAGTGTTGGTACAGGTTAAAAGTGGCAGCAGCGATGCGGAGATACGGTATAGCGACTACGATAATCCGACGCATAAGGTGGAAGCTCCGGCTTAAGTGTCGGGTTGCACCTCACAGCAAATGGGCTTTAAATAAGACGTTACGAGCAAGGTTCGAAACCGTCAAACTTGTAAGTTGTAGGTGTAGCCTCTACTACGGGACTATGATATTGCCTATGCTAACATAGCAATATCCTGAGAAATCTTGTCTTTTTGCCATTAGAAAGCCTTTTATTCTATGAACAACGAGCGAAAAAAACACCCCCATCTGCAAATTATAAATCCTTCCGATACCCCTACCGATACCGAATACGAAGTTAATCAAAGCGCACAGGTGCTTGTACGAAAAACGCAAGAGGTTAAAACGGCTGAAGTAGCCAAACCGCGCTGGGGTATTTATCTGAGTATAATGAAACCCATTACTTGGGTTCCAGTAGTATGGTCATTCCTATGTGGTGCAGTTGGGTCGGGTGGTTTGCGACTCGATCTAGAAATACTGTTAAAGCTATTAGTCGGTTTGATTTTATCCGGGCCGCTGCTGTGTGGAATGGGTCAGGCAATAAATGACTATTTCGACCGGGAAGTGGATGCGGTTAACGAACCATCAAGAGCAATTCCAAGCCTACGTATCACCCTGATGGAAACCTACCGTATTATCGGATGCTTGGGCTTTTTAGGCTTATTATCGGCATACTATCTTGGCACAGTAGTGTTTTTCCTTTCTCTGGCAGGAATAGGCTTAGCACACGCTTATAGCGCACCACCGCTTCGACTCAAGCGTTTTACGTGGCTTGGTCCACTTACTAGCGCAGTCTCTTATATTGCCTTCCCGTGGTTAGCCGCCGCCAGCATTTTTGGAGAAATCAATCCGCGCGTATTGATTATAATATCAATCTATTCGCTTGGTGCTACCGGAATAATGATTTCTAATGATTTCAAAAGCATCGTGGGAGATTACGCGCTAAAACTGCCAAGCGTCCCGGTGGTTTACGGCACACGGATTGCTGCCAGAATTACATGCGCCCTTATAGATGGCGCACAATTGGTAGTAATAGGGTATCTCATTTTTGCCGACCACCATTTTCTTGCAGCAGGCGTAGTTTTGCTGTTGATGTTGCCGCAACTATTTTACCAGAAAGCGTTTCTTGAAAAGCCTTTGGCAAAAGCCATCTGGTATAACTCACACAGCCAGATATTCTTCGTAACAGGCATGCTGGTGGTAAGCGTTCTGGCATTTTAACCTCAATAACTTTTTAATCTAGGTGTTTTTTCTTTGCCTCTATCGCTAGAGGCATTTTCTATTAGCTTTGAAATCCCAAAATGAATTTAGAACGAATTTGCGGAAAACCTCTTGACAAATCCGCATAATTGTTCTATATACATGGTAATTAGAACATTTGTATGCTAGATTTTATGTTCTGGAAAATTAGGATAAAACTAGAAATTCGCCCTATACCTATGCTCACCTGCTACTGCTCACAAACTACAGGCAGGTCCTAACCTAAAAGGAGTTAAATGATGGCTAATCCGGCTCGTAATTACTCGCATTATGGTGATGATTTTGAGGAAGATGAGGATCAAACCTTACCGCCCCGACATGCCAATGTACCAGGATCGGCAAGAATGGCTATGCCTGCTTACAGGGTTAATGTAATCGGTCAGGGTGAAAGCGCCGCCGCCCGTGTCAATATGCCACGCCCACTGCCAAACGTAGCGCCACCAATGCAGGGACGTGCCAATGTACCGCCTCAGGTTATGATGCCCCGCCAAAGAATGGCGTTACCCGCGCCCCGTTATAATCGCCCACAACCTAAAACTCTAAACAATCGTTTTGCTCTGCTAGATAAACTTAGTCTAGCTAATATTGCGCCCTACAAAATGCTGTTGGGGGTGATCGGTGGGTTAGTGGCAATAAGTATGCTCATTTTACTGGTAACTACTGTAATCGGTTGGTGGAATATCTGGCAAGATGATATGACTTACGGCAGACCACGCACTATGCAGCTTAGCGGTTGGGTAGGGCATAACGAGCAAACCGGGGAACCCACTAACTTTATTGCGCAAAACATCAATGGGGAAGTTAACATCTACGAAATCCCCGGTGGCGATACATCAAAGATGACTGTAATTAAAGGACCTCGCCTTTTTGGAAAAAATGCCGACCTTACTCCGGTCAAAATCCGACTTGAAGATGTAAATACTGATGGGCATGTAGACCTGATAGCAACTGTGGATGGTTCAGAATTGGTTTATATCAACGATAGCGGCAAATTTCGCCCGGCATCTGGCGATGAAGTTCGTCGGATTATGAAAAAGTAGGGAGGCTCTCAGTGGGGCGAGAAGCTACAGCCAGAACATGGGATTACTGGGATGACGAAGAACAAGATTACAAACCCCGGCACGTTGAGAGAAAAAGACCTCCCGCTATCCGTCCGGCAAGTATCAAAGTCATTTACCAGCCTGAACTATTCAAAGTAGCTCCAAAGGGGAGCTACACTTATGAGGAAACATTACAAGCACAACCGTATACTCGCCAATGGGCACAATATGAAATAAATGAGACATTACATTCAGCAGCTTTTACCAGCCCTAAACAAGCCTCGCTCCAAAGCAGCTTTCATGAGCTAAAAGCTCTGGTGGTTAACCTATACCAAACCATGCCTTACCGTAAATCATTAGGCTGGGTTTTTACAATAGGATTGGGGTTATTTTTGGTAGTAAGCTTTTTTGGCTGGATTCAGAACGCCACCGCGAAAGCGCCCCGTTACACTACTTTTGGTCAAAGCAGTGTTGGGCAAATTACTAGCCAAAACGCAACAGGCGCGATTTTAGGCGCACCTAGTATCAGCCCTGAAAAGATTGATTCGGTGCTTGGAAACTACAAATCCCCGGCAACCGGAATGGGACGAACTATGTACGACTTGGGTATCAAGTATGGTATCGATCCGGCATATGCGCTTGCTTTCTTCATCCACGAAAGCTCAGCCGGGACACAAGGAATTGCTACTGTAACCAAATCCATCGGCAACATTCGCGTCACGCCCGGTTATGAGAATTATCAAGGTTTTCGCAAGTATCCGGGATGGGATGCAGGTATTGAGGATTGGTACAAGCTGATAAAAAACCTGTATGTGGACGGCTGGGGATTGAATACTGTTGAGAAAATTGTTCCGGTTTATGCGCCTGCTGCCGATAATAATAACCCTGCCGCCTATATCAAGCATGTAAACAACCTAGTGGCGCAATGGCGTTCCGGGAGTTAGCCAAAATAACCCGATAACCTTAACTGAGTATAGTTTATGATTTTTGCGAAGCCACAACCAAAACGTGATTTGCCCATCCATAGCCCCGGATTTCTCAAAGTTCGCCCGGTTCTGAATCCGGGAGGTGAAGAGAGATTCGGGGTAATTGAGCTTTCTCAGGATTGTGCCCCATACGTTTTCTTTTCTGAAAAGAAAAAAACAAAAGGGGTAAAAACTCTGACCGGGGGATTGCGCTTGTCAGGTTCGCGCCTGAACTTGGGACTAACTGATGAAAGAGAAGAGGCTGATTTTTGGCACAAGCTGACTGCCTCATTACCTGAAGGGATAGCAGCTCAGTATATTTTACGCCGTAAGCCGGGAAGCCTCAAAAGCCATTATGAGCAGTTGCGAGAACAAGTATTACAACGCCTGAATGATGAAGAATCGGCTTATTTATTTCTGGAAGATTATCTGGAAAATCTGATATACCCTGTCGAGGAAGCCGGCTTAACCGATCAGGAATTTTACTTACTGATCGGTGCGCCTAGTGAAGAAGCAATGGCGGAGCAACTTGCCTTGCTCTTTACCAACTTGCCATGTGATGCTACCCCGCTTTGTGCTGATGATCTTCAAAAACTTCTAAACGAATACGGCACTAATCTCGAACCAGCCTGTAATAAGGATTACCTACAAACCACCGATATCCGCGCTTATTGGACGCTAGTCGCGCCACCCCCTTCGATAGAGGGAGGATGGACGCGCCCGATTCTGGAAAATGAGACGCTAGCAAATGCGCGCTTCGATATTGTGGGACATATTACACCCGGCAAACCCGACGCTGCCTTGAGAACCGTATTGGAAAAAAGAAGTGCAGCCTTATTGGAAATGCTGGAAAGTGCAGAAAATGTTGGTACTAAAAATGCAAGCCGTGAGTTGAGCGAACAACTACACGAAGTAAATAAACGGCTTGCCACGCTAGAAGATCAAGGTCAACGTTTTTACGAGGTTAGCCTATGCTTTTCGCTATATACCGATTCTGAACACTTTGCCGAGCAAGTCGAAAACTTTGAAATAGCTTTGCTGGAGGCACATCTCACCCCACGCCGGGTATGCGGGGAGAGTGGGTTGGAATTGGCGTGGCGCGATTGTGCGCCGATTAATCTATCCCAACTGGCGCGTCCATTTGTAGTGGGCGAACATCCTGCTGTTGAGCAAGTACGTCAGAATGTACCTACCGCCGGTAAGTTGCTACAACTCGCCACTTCCGGTTCTAGCGTTGAATGTACCACGCTGGCAGGGTACAGCCGAACAGGTGAAGCATTTTACCTGAAACCTGATTCTAAATTAAGCCTCTTT
This window contains:
- the chlG gene encoding chlorophyll synthase ChlG; its protein translation is MNNERKKHPHLQIINPSDTPTDTEYEVNQSAQVLVRKTQEVKTAEVAKPRWGIYLSIMKPITWVPVVWSFLCGAVGSGGLRLDLEILLKLLVGLILSGPLLCGMGQAINDYFDREVDAVNEPSRAIPSLRITLMETYRIIGCLGFLGLLSAYYLGTVVFFLSLAGIGLAHAYSAPPLRLKRFTWLGPLTSAVSYIAFPWLAAASIFGEINPRVLIIISIYSLGATGIMISNDFKSIVGDYALKLPSVPVVYGTRIAARITCALIDGAQLVVIGYLIFADHHFLAAGVVLLLMLPQLFYQKAFLEKPLAKAIWYNSHSQIFFVTGMLVVSVLAF
- a CDS encoding glucosaminidase domain-containing protein — encoded protein: MGREATARTWDYWDDEEQDYKPRHVERKRPPAIRPASIKVIYQPELFKVAPKGSYTYEETLQAQPYTRQWAQYEINETLHSAAFTSPKQASLQSSFHELKALVVNLYQTMPYRKSLGWVFTIGLGLFLVVSFFGWIQNATAKAPRYTTFGQSSVGQITSQNATGAILGAPSISPEKIDSVLGNYKSPATGMGRTMYDLGIKYGIDPAYALAFFIHESSAGTQGIATVTKSIGNIRVTPGYENYQGFRKYPGWDAGIEDWYKLIKNLYVDGWGLNTVEKIVPVYAPAADNNNPAAYIKHVNNLVAQWRSGS